The sequence CGCACCTCGTTGACCTCGCGCTCCAGCCGGTCGAGGCGCTTCTTCGGCGGCTCGTTGGGGTCGAATTGCGGCGCTGCGGCCGCCCCGCCGCCCGCGGACTGGGCGTGGACGGGCGAGCCGATCATAAGCCCGAACAGGGCAAGGGCGCAGGCGGAGCGGAGAAGAGGCTGCATCAGTCGATATGACCTGGAGGCGGGGTCCGAAATACGGCGATGACCCCTGGCGTGAACCAGGGGTCATCTGAACCGGGTACAGAAGCTCCGGCGGCCCTACTGGGCGCCGGCGGTGATCGCGGTATGGCCGTTGCGGTTATGCGCCCAGGCGTCCTCGCCCGTGCCCGGATCCACCGGCCGTTCCTTGCCGTAGGAGACGGTCTCGATGCGCGAGGCGGCGACGCCGTGGGCGACCAGGAAGTCGCGCACCGCATTGGCCCGGCGGCCGCCCAGGGCGAAGTTGTATTCGCGGGTGCCGCGCTCGTCGCAATTGCCTTCGATGCGCACCTTCACCTGCGGATACTTGGTCAGCCAGCCCGCCTGGGCGGTCAGCACCGGCTCAGCGTCGGCTCTGATGTTGTACTGGTCGAGGTCGAAATAGACCCGGTCGCCGGCGTTGACCACGAAGTCCTGGATCGAGCCCGGGGCCGGGCCGACCGGGGCCTGGGCCACGGGGGCCGGCGGCGGGGGCGGCGGCGGCGCGGGGGCCGGAGCCGGGGGCGGGGCCGGCGGCGGCTCGGGCGCCGGCTTGGGATGGGAGGCGCATGCGGCGATGGAGATGGCCGCCCCGGCGACCAGCGCCAGCCTGATGGTCCGCCGAACGTCGAAAGTCATGCGCGTGCTCCTTGGCAGTAGGATCTCGACCAACCTTTGCAGGTCAAAACGTGGCTTCTATAGGACGAACCGGCCCGCAAAATCCTCACAAGCTGGAAACAATATGCGCGAGGGCGGTATCCGGTTCAATTTAACAGCGGCGACCAGGCCGGATCGTCGGCGGCGCCCGGATAAGGCTCAGCCTGCTCCACCCGGCCGCTGACGTCGACGGTCCAGAGGCGGGGCGAGCCACCGGGCTGCTGGCGGAAGAACATCAGCACCCGGCCGTTGGGGGCCCAGGTCGGGCCCTCGTCCAGATAGGCGGTGGTCAGGATGCGCTCGCCCGAGCCGTCCGGCCGCATCACCCCGATGTGGAAGGTGTTCCCTGTCTGCTTGGTGAAGGCGATCAGGTCGCCGCGGGGCGACCAGACCGGGGTGGTGTAGCGGCCCTCGCCGAAGGAGATGCGATGCTGGCCGGACCCGTCGGCGTTCATCACATAGATCTGCGGGCTGCCGCCGCGGTCGGAGTTGAACACCAGCTTGGAGCCGTCGGGCGAATAGGCGGGCGAGGTGTCGATCGAAGGATCGGCGGTCAGGCGCTTCAGCGCCCGCGAGCGCAGGTCCATGACGAAGATGTCGGTGTTGCCGCGCTCCTCGATGGAAAAGGCGACCTGGTTGCCGTCGGGCGAGAAGCGGGGGGCGAACACCATGCCCTTGAACCGGCCCAGGGTCTCCTGGCGGCCGGTCTCGATGTTGAACAGGTAGAGCGAGGCCCCGTCGTCGCGTAGCGACATGTAGGTGATTTCCTGCGTCGCCGCGGAGAACCTCGGGGTGAAGACCTGGGTCGCGCCCTCGGTCAGATAGCTGGGATTGGCGCCATCCTGGTCCATGATCGCCAGGCGCCGGACCCGCTTAGCCTTCGGGCCGCTCTCGGCCACGAACACCACCCGGCTGTCGAAATAGCCCTTCTCGCCGGTCAGCTTCTCATAGACCTGGTCCGAGATCTTGTGCGCCACCCGCCGCCAGTTGTCGGGGGTTGAGGTCAGGGTCATGCCGCCGCCGGCGGCGGTGAGCGGGATCTGCTTCTGCGAAAACACGTCCCACAGGGCGAAATCCACATGCAGGCGGCCGTCCGCGTCCAGGCTGGTGCGGCCGATGATCAGGGCCTGGGCGTTGATCTGCTTCCAGGCCGAGAAGGCCGGGGGCTGGTTCACGTTCAGGCTGTTGTCGGTGAAGGTGGCCGGGTCCAGCGGCTTGAACAGGCCCGAGCGCTGCAGGTTCGCCGTGATCACCTTGGCGATGTCGTCGCCATAGGGCGCCGACCCGCTGAAGCTGGGGATGGCGATCGGCAGGGGCTGCACCGCGGCCTGGTTGACGTCGACGGTGATGTCGGCGCGGGCGGGCGCGGTCGCTAGCCCGGCCAGGCAGAGGGCTGCGAGCAACAGGCGGATGAGAAGCATTGGCCGCATGATCAGGTCACCTCGACTCATCTTTGACCGCAGGCTTGTCTAGCATTGAAGTTCACCGTGATCCTGGGGCCATAGAGCTGGTGCGGCAGGTTCTGGAACGGCGCCGCCTGGCCGACGGCGCTCTTGGCGCGGTCAGAGGCCGCACGCATCACCGGATCGCTGGCGCCGTCGCCGGAAGACTGCACGTCACCGAGCACGCCGCCATTGGGGGCCAGGCGGAAGCTGACCTTGATATTGGCGTCGGCCCCGCCTGAAACGTCGCAATTAGGGTTCCAGATCCGTTGCAGCTCGGCGGCCATCGAGGCGAGGGCTCCTGTGGAGGCCACGTCGCTGGCGCCGGCGGTGGCCTGGGCCTGGACGGCGGTGGCGGGTTTGGGCGGGCCCTTGGCGGCCGAGGACTTCTGGGCGCCGGCCGCGCGCTTGGCGGCGGGGGCCAGGCTCTTGGCCAGGGCGTCGAGGTCCAGGCTCTTCTCTTCCTTGGCCGGCTGGGGCTTCTGCGGCGAGGGCGCTGGCTTGGGCGGCGCCGGGACCGGCTTGGCCGGCGGAGGCTTGGGCTGCGGCGGCGCCGGCTGGGGCACGGGCGCCGGTTCGGGCGCGGCAGTCTGGGCCGGGGCCTGCGGCGTGGGCTCGGGCGTCTGAGCCGGCGAGACGTCCGGCGACTGAGCGGCGTTCTTCAGCGCGCCTTGCTCTTCCGAGGTGATCAGGGTCACCGGCACCACGTCGCCCATCTTCAAGGGGTGGCTCAGCCAGGGCAGGGCGAGCAGGCCGAACGCCAGCACCGCTGCGTGGAGCAGGACCGAGCCGGCCGCCGCCGGAAGCTGCGAGGAGCGCTCGCGCGTCATCAGTGGGCTCCGTAGCCCTCGTTGCCCGGCAAGGGGGCGACCTTTTCAAGGCCGGAGGATGGCCCGCCGGTGTCGGTCATGAGGCCGATCGAGGTGAAGCCCGAGGCCGAGAGGCTGGCCATCACCTGGGCGACGATGGCGTAGGGGGCCTTGCCGTCGGCCCGCACATAGACCGGCTTTTGCGTCCCGCTGTCGGCCAGGGCCCTCATGCGCGGGGCGAGGTCGGCGAAGGGCACTTCGGTGGCCTGCAGGAACAGGATCCCGTCGGCGCGGATGGTCACGGTCAGGGGCTCGTTGGGATTGCTGAGCGGATTGGCCTCGGTCTTGGGCAGCTCCACCGGCACCCCGGCGGTGAGCAGGGGGGCGGAGACCATGAAGATGATCAGCAGCACCAACATCACGTCCACCAGGGGCGTGACGTTGATCTCGGCCAGGGCGCGGCGGCCGCGGCCTCTGCCCCTGCGCCGGCCGCGCCGGGCGTCGGAGGAGTCGAGCGAAAGGGCCATGCCGGATCAGCCCCGCTCGGACAGGCGCTTGGCGATCGCCGCCGCCAGTTCGTCGGCGAAGCCGCCCAGCCGGTCGGCGAACTTGCCGGCGTCGGCGGAGAACTTGTTGTAGAAGATGTAGGCCGGGATGGCCGCGGCCAGGCCCACGGCGGTGGCGAACAGAGCCTCGGCGATCGAGGGGGCCACCACGGCCAGGCTGGTGTTCTTCTGGGCGGCGATCGACTGGAAGGCGTGCATGATGCCCCAGACGGTGCCGAACAGGCCGATGAACGGCGAGGCGGTGGCGACGATGGCCAGGGAGCTCAACCCCGCCTCGACCCGGGCGCTCTCGCGGGCGACGATGATATCCATGCCGCGGTCGATACGCTGCATCAGGAACGCGACCTGGCTTTCGTCCATGGCCGCGCGGCGGCTCTCGCGCCAGGTGCGCATGGCCAGCTGCAGGATGCGCGGCATGGCGCCGGCGGGGTTCTCGCCGGCCTCGGCGGCGATGTCGTCCAGCGGCCGGCCGGAGCCGACCTTGTCCTCGAACTGGTCGGCTTCCTTGTTCAGGGCCGAGAAGCGGAACCACTTGTCGATGATCACGGTCCAGGACCACAGCGAGGCAAGGACCAGGCCGACCATCACGCCCTTGACCACCCAGTCGGCGCGCATGAACACCGAAATGATCGAGAAGTTGTCGCTGCTCAGGGTGCTCTGGACCGCATCCATAGGCTTGAGGGCTCCGAACTTAAGGCCTGTGCGGGCGATGCCCGGCCGAGGTGGTGAAACTAAGGCGGCTATTTTGCAAGCCAGGGAGAAATGGCTTCGACCAGACCCGCCGGCGGCTTGCGCGGGCGACCGCTGAGGCTGATGCAGGCGGCCTCGACCGCGGCCTGAGCGATCAGGGTCTCGGCCCGCAGGATCTTCTGGCTGATCATCAGGCGGGGACCCTTGACGGTGTCATAGGTGGTGCGGACCTCGAGCGCGTCATCGATCCGCGCCGGCTGGCGAAAGTCGATGGCCAGGCGCGTGACCACGAAGGCGGCGGGATCGTCGCGCTCCAGGAGGTCGGTATGGCTGACGCCGGCCACGCGCAGGAAGTCTGAGCGGCCGCGCTCGAAATAGCGGACATAGTTGGCGTGATAGACCACCCCCGTGAAGTCGGTGTCCTCGTAATAGACGCGGACCGGCAGCACGTGTTCCCGGCCTTCGAAGATCCCGGCGGTAGGGGCGGTCATGATCACTCCCCGTCGAACAGCCCCGCCTGCCCCTTGGGCGCCGGGGGCGGGATGAGGCCGATGTGGGTGTAGGCTCTCGCAGCGGCGATGCGGCCGCGGGGGGTGCGCTGGATGAAGCCCTGCTGCATCAGATAGGGCTCGATCACGTCCTCGACCGCGTCGCGCGCCTCGGCGATGGCGTAGGCCAGGGTCTCGACCCCGGCGGGTCCGCCGCCATAGTGCTCGATCAGGCAGCGCAGGTAGCGGCGGTCGAGGCTGTCCAGCCCCGCCTCGTCCACCTCGAGCCGGGCCAGGGCGCGCGAGGCGCTGGAACGGTCGATGGCCTTGGCCCCCTCCGCCTCGGAGAAGTCGCGCACCCGGCGCAAGAGGCGCCCGGCGACGCGGGGCGTGCCGCGCGAGCGGGCGGCGATCTCGGCCGCGCCTTCGGGCGTCAGTTCGGCCCCCATCTTGCGCGAGGCGTGGTTCAGGACCCGCTGCAGTTCCTCGGGCGTATAGAATTCCAGCCGCAGCGGAATGCCGAAGCGGTCGCGCAAAGGCGTAGCCAGAAGGCCCGCGCGGGTCGTGGCCGCGACCAGGGTGAAGGGCTCCAGGTCGATGCGGATCGACCGCGCCGAGGGGCCCTCGCCGATGATCAGGTCGAGGACGTGGTCCTCCATGGCCGGATAGAGGATCTCCTCCACGGTCGAGGCCAGGCGGTGGATCTCGTCGATGAACAGGACGTCGTTGCGTTCGAGATTGGTCAGGATGGCGGCGAGGTCGCCGGCCTTGGCCAGCACCGGGCCGCTGGTGGCGCGGAAGTTCACGCCAAGCTCGCGGGCGACGATCTGGGCCAGGGTGGTCTTGCCGAGGCCGGGCGGCCCAAACAGCAGCACGTGGTCCAGGGCCTCGCCGCGGCCACGCGCGGCCTCGATGAAGATCTTCAGATTGGCCTTGATCGGCTCCTGGCCGACGAACTCGGCGAAGGTCTGGGGCCGCATGGCGCGGTCGTGGCCTTCGGCCTCCTGCGGCTCGCCGGAGAGAATGCGGGTCACCGGCCGAGCTCCTGCAGGGCGGCCTTGATCAGGGCCCGCTCATCGGCGCCCTCGCCCAGGCGGTCCTGGGCCTGCTCCACATGCCTCCGCGCCTGGGCCTCGGCCACGCCCAGGCCCATCAGGGCCGCGACCGCCTCGCCCGAGGCGGTGGGCTGGGCGGCGGCCCTGGCTGCCAGCGCCGGGACGCCCATGACGGGGCTGTCGCTGATCGGCTTGTCCTTCAGCTCGGTGATGATGCGCAGGGCCAGCTTCGGCCCTACGCCCTGCGCGCGGCCCACCGCGGCCTTGTCCTCGCGGGCGACGGCGCCGGCCAGTTCGCCCGGCGTGAGCACGTCCAGCACCCCCAGCGCCGCCTTGGGCCCGACGCCCTGGATGCTCTGCAGGATGACGAAGGCGCGACGCTCCTCGCGGGTCAGAAAGCCATAGAGGCGTGGGCCGGTGGCCTCGGCCCAGTGATGCTCCACGTGCACCAGGGCCTCGCCCCCCGGCGGCGGCAGGCGCGACAGGGTCTTCGAGCCGCAGCGGACCACATAGCCCACCCCGCCGACGTCGATCAGCGCCTCTTCCTCGCCAATCTCGGCCACCAGGCCCGTAAGGCGTCCGATCATGCGGCGGCTCCGATGCGGCGCGCTCGGCGGGCATGGGCGTGGGCGATGGCGACGGCCAGGGCGTCGGCGGCGTCGGCCGTCGGGCCGCCGGCGCCGGGCAGGAGGCGGGCGATCATGAAGGCGACCTGGTCCTTGTCGGCGCCACCCGTGCCGACCACCGCCTTCTTGACCACCTTGGCGGCGTATTCCGCCACCGGGATGCCGGCCTGGGCGGGGGCGATCATGGCCGCGGCGCGGGCGTGGCCGAGCTTCAGGGTCGAAGCGCCGTTGGCGGTGGCGAAGGTCTCTTCGATCGCGGCCTCGTGCGGGTGATGGGTTTCGACGATGGCGGAGACCTCACGGAACAGCCAGACCAGCCGCTCGGCGAGGGACAGGGTGTCCTTAGGCGCGATCACCCCGTGGGCGATGTGGGTGAGGCGCGAGCCCTCCACCGACACCACGCCCCAGCCGGTGCGGCGCAGCCCGGGGTCCAGGCCAAGGATGCGAATCGCGTTCGTCATGTGTTCCCAACCATCGCCCGGAGACGGCCTCCTGGCAAAGGCGGATTTTTCGGTTAACCAGCCCTTAAAGAACGTGGTTATCAAAAGGTTAAAACAAAGTGTGAACAGGGCCTGAAAAATTATGGTTAACGACAGGTTAACGCGTACGGAAGGTGGGATTCTACGTTAACTTTTAAGGGCCTGCCATTTGGGGAGCGGGCGCCTGCCTGTGACGTGAGGGTCACAAATGATCCCTGTTTGTTCCGATATCGCTGGCGGGCATGGCGTGCGCGGGCTGGGGCCCCTATCATGCGGCCCATGGAAACCCCGGAAGAAATCAGAACGCGGTGGCGGTATCTGCGCGACCTGCTCATCGACCAGTTGGGTCGGTTCGAGAGCGGCGCCCTGCGCCTGCACTCCAACGACCTGGACGTCAGCGTCGGCGCCATCGCCAAGCTGAAGCAGAACATACTCGACTTCGATCAGATGATCTCGAGGAGCGAGGCGCGCGAGCTCTGAACCCCGCGGGCGGCCGGGGGCTTACCCCCAGCTGGCCAGCTGCTCGTCGGTGAAGTCGGCGTTGGTGTAGACGGTCTGGACGTCGTCTTCGTCGTCCAGGGCGTCGATCAGCTTGAACAGGGTGGTCGCGTCGTCCGAGGACACCGGCGTCAAGGTCTTGGGCCGCCAGACGATGGCGGTGGACTTGGCGGCGCCCAGGCCGGCTTCGAGGGCCTCGATCACCGCGTTCAGGTCCTCGAAGGCGGTGAAGATGGTGTGGCCTTCTTCGTCGGACTCCACGTCCTGGGCGCCGGCCTCGATGGCGGCCTCCATGATCGCGTCCTCCGAGCCGGCCTCGGCGGGATAGACGATCTGGCCCAGGCGCTCGAACATGAACGAGACCGAGCCGGTTTCGCCGAGATTGCCGCCGTTCTTGGAGAACAGCGAGCGCACCTGGGCGGCGGCGCGGTTGCGATTGTCGGACAGCACCTCGACAATCACCCCGATGCCGCCGGGGCCGAAACCTTCGTAGCGGATCTCTTCGTAGTTGTCGGTCTCGCCGCCGGCCGCCTTCTTGATCGCGCGCTCGATGTTGTCGCGCGGCATGGATTCGGCCCTGGCGTTGTTGATCGCCAGGCGCAGGCGGGCGTTGGCGGCGGGGTCGGGCAGGCCCTGCTTGGCGGCCAGGGTGATGTCGCGCGAGAGCTTGGAGAACAGCTTGGAGCGCTTCTTGTCCTGGGCGCCCTTGCGGAACTGAATGTTCTTGAATTTTGAGTGGCCGGCCATGGGGACCTTAGGTCGTGGTCTGAAACGAAAGTGGCGGGGCTTCTAGCGCCTCGGGCGCCGAAAGGCCATAGCGGGCGGCTTTCCTTCACGGCCGGGCCGCGCTATCGCCTGGGCATGACCCCCTCATCTCCAGGCCGCGTCCTCGTCATCGCCGGATCGGATTCCGGCGGCGGGGCGGGGATCCAGGGCGATATAAAGACCATCACCGCGCTGGGCGGCTATGCGGCGACGGCGATCACCGCGATCACCGCGCAGAACAGCCTGGGCGTCTCGGCGATCCAGCGGATCGAGCCCGAGATGGTCGAACTGCAGGCCCGCGCGGTTCTGGCCGACATCGGCGCCGACGCGATCAAGACCGGAATGCTGGGCGGCAGGAAGATCGTCGAGGCTGTGGCCGCGCTGATCGACGAGGCCGGGGTCCCGGCGGTGATCGACCCGGTGATGCTGGCCAAGAGCGGGGCGGCGCTTTTGAAGCCAGGCGCGATCAAGGCGTTCGAGGCCCTGATGGTCCCCCGCGCGGCACTTCTGACCCCGAACGCGCCGGAAGCCGAGGCCCTGACCGGGCTCAAAGTCGAGGACCTGGACGGCCAGCGCCGGGCGGGCGAGGCGCTGCTGAAACGCGGCGCCAGGGCGGTGCTGATGAAGGGCGGCCATGTAGCCGGAGCGACGGTCACCGACCTCCTGATCACTCCTGACGGCGAGACCAGCTTCGCCGGCCCCCGGCTCGAGACGCGCCACACCCACGGCACCGGCTGCGCCCTTGCATCGGCCTGCGCTACCGGCCTGGCCCAGGGCATGTCCCTGGAGGCTGCAGTGGCGCGGGCCTGGGCCTATGTCGGCGAGGCCATCCGCCAGGCCCCCGGCTTCGGCGGCGGCGCCGGGCCGCTGGATCTTGGCTGGCCGCTGAGGGGCCGGGTTTGAGCGATCTCCAGGCCGAGCGCCTGGCCGAGATGCTGGCCGCAAGCCCTACGCTGATGCGGGTCCTGACCATCGCCCGGGATCTCGCCCTGCCCGACTGGCGGCTGGTTTCGGGGGCGGTCTATCAGACGGCCTGGAACGCCCTGACCGGGCGCGCGCCGGACTACGGGATCAAAGACTACGACCTAGTCTATTTCGACGCTGCCGATGTCAGCTACGAGGGCGAGGACGCGCACATCCGCCGGGCGGCCGCGGCCTGTCCGCCGGATCTGTCGGACAAGGTCGAGGTGAGGAACCAAGCGCGTGTGCACCTGTGGTTCGAGGCCAGGTTCGGCGAACCCTATGCGCCGCTAGCCTGCACCGACGAGGCGCTGGAGCGGTTCGTCTCCCCGGCCTACGCCGTGGGGGTGCGCTTGGAGGCGGACGGGCGGCTCGACATCGCCGCCCCCTTCGGCCTGGACGAGTGTTCGCCCTGCGGCTGAGGCCCAACCCGCGCCGCGGCCTCGCCTCCAGCTGGGCCAGGGTCACCCGCGGCGTGATCGCGCGCTGGCCCGAGGTCGCGGTCGAGGGGCCGCCGCTTTAGGGCGTCAGGCCGAGCCAAGCGCCCGAAAGGACTGTCGATCCTAAAGCGCCCGCGCGCGGCGCAGGGTTTCGGCGTCTTCCAGTTGCGAACGCCGCTGGGCGATCTGTGTGTAGATCGTGGTGTCGACCACAACGGTCTGGGTCAGGCATTCGATCGCTTCATCAATATCCAGAGGCGCCGGGCCGGCGTCAGGAATCGGCGTGAGGTCGGGATCGATGGGCAGGTCCATGTCGCAAGGTCCCTCGGTGTAAAAATGAACGAATGCTTAATTCGTGCGACTGTGCCCGGGATCACGCGATTGGGAAGTGAATTGTGGCGTGATCTGGGCGGCTTCACGCGTTG is a genomic window of Phenylobacterium montanum containing:
- a CDS encoding energy transducer TonB, with amino-acid sequence MTRERSSQLPAAAGSVLLHAAVLAFGLLALPWLSHPLKMGDVVPVTLITSEEQGALKNAAQSPDVSPAQTPEPTPQAPAQTAAPEPAPVPQPAPPQPKPPPAKPVPAPPKPAPSPQKPQPAKEEKSLDLDALAKSLAPAAKRAAGAQKSSAAKGPPKPATAVQAQATAGASDVASTGALASMAAELQRIWNPNCDVSGGADANIKVSFRLAPNGGVLGDVQSSGDGASDPVMRAASDRAKSAVGQAAPFQNLPHQLYGPRITVNFNARQACGQR
- the tolQ gene encoding protein TolQ, coding for MDAVQSTLSSDNFSIISVFMRADWVVKGVMVGLVLASLWSWTVIIDKWFRFSALNKEADQFEDKVGSGRPLDDIAAEAGENPAGAMPRILQLAMRTWRESRRAAMDESQVAFLMQRIDRGMDIIVARESARVEAGLSSLAIVATASPFIGLFGTVWGIMHAFQSIAAQKNTSLAVVAPSIAEALFATAVGLAAAIPAYIFYNKFSADAGKFADRLGGFADELAAAIAKRLSERG
- a CDS encoding ExbD/TolR family protein: MALSLDSSDARRGRRRGRGRGRRALAEINVTPLVDVMLVLLIIFMVSAPLLTAGVPVELPKTEANPLSNPNEPLTVTIRADGILFLQATEVPFADLAPRMRALADSGTQKPVYVRADGKAPYAIVAQVMASLSASGFTSIGLMTDTGGPSSGLEKVAPLPGNEGYGAH
- the thiD gene encoding bifunctional hydroxymethylpyrimidine kinase/phosphomethylpyrimidine kinase, translating into MTPSSPGRVLVIAGSDSGGGAGIQGDIKTITALGGYAATAITAITAQNSLGVSAIQRIEPEMVELQARAVLADIGADAIKTGMLGGRKIVEAVAALIDEAGVPAVIDPVMLAKSGAALLKPGAIKAFEALMVPRAALLTPNAPEAEALTGLKVEDLDGQRRAGEALLKRGARAVLMKGGHVAGATVTDLLITPDGETSFAGPRLETRHTHGTGCALASACATGLAQGMSLEAAVARAWAYVGEAIRQAPGFGGGAGPLDLGWPLRGRV
- the pal gene encoding peptidoglycan-associated lipoprotein Pal encodes the protein MTFDVRRTIRLALVAGAAISIAACASHPKPAPEPPPAPPPAPAPAPPPPPPPAPVAQAPVGPAPGSIQDFVVNAGDRVYFDLDQYNIRADAEPVLTAQAGWLTKYPQVKVRIEGNCDERGTREYNFALGGRRANAVRDFLVAHGVAASRIETVSYGKERPVDPGTGEDAWAHNRNGHTAITAGAQ
- the ruvA gene encoding Holliday junction branch migration protein RuvA; the encoded protein is MIGRLTGLVAEIGEEEALIDVGGVGYVVRCGSKTLSRLPPPGGEALVHVEHHWAEATGPRLYGFLTREERRAFVILQSIQGVGPKAALGVLDVLTPGELAGAVAREDKAAVGRAQGVGPKLALRIITELKDKPISDSPVMGVPALAARAAAQPTASGEAVAALMGLGVAEAQARRHVEQAQDRLGEGADERALIKAALQELGR
- the tolB gene encoding Tol-Pal system beta propeller repeat protein TolB, yielding MLLIRLLLAALCLAGLATAPARADITVDVNQAAVQPLPIAIPSFSGSAPYGDDIAKVITANLQRSGLFKPLDPATFTDNSLNVNQPPAFSAWKQINAQALIIGRTSLDADGRLHVDFALWDVFSQKQIPLTAAGGGMTLTSTPDNWRRVAHKISDQVYEKLTGEKGYFDSRVVFVAESGPKAKRVRRLAIMDQDGANPSYLTEGATQVFTPRFSAATQEITYMSLRDDGASLYLFNIETGRQETLGRFKGMVFAPRFSPDGNQVAFSIEERGNTDIFVMDLRSRALKRLTADPSIDTSPAYSPDGSKLVFNSDRGGSPQIYVMNADGSGQHRISFGEGRYTTPVWSPRGDLIAFTKQTGNTFHIGVMRPDGSGERILTTAYLDEGPTWAPNGRVLMFFRQQPGGSPRLWTVDVSGRVEQAEPYPGAADDPAWSPLLN
- the ruvB gene encoding Holliday junction branch migration DNA helicase RuvB — translated: MTRILSGEPQEAEGHDRAMRPQTFAEFVGQEPIKANLKIFIEAARGRGEALDHVLLFGPPGLGKTTLAQIVARELGVNFRATSGPVLAKAGDLAAILTNLERNDVLFIDEIHRLASTVEEILYPAMEDHVLDLIIGEGPSARSIRIDLEPFTLVAATTRAGLLATPLRDRFGIPLRLEFYTPEELQRVLNHASRKMGAELTPEGAAEIAARSRGTPRVAGRLLRRVRDFSEAEGAKAIDRSSASRALARLEVDEAGLDSLDRRYLRCLIEHYGGGPAGVETLAYAIAEARDAVEDVIEPYLMQQGFIQRTPRGRIAAARAYTHIGLIPPPAPKGQAGLFDGE
- the ybgC gene encoding tol-pal system-associated acyl-CoA thioesterase, which encodes MTAPTAGIFEGREHVLPVRVYYEDTDFTGVVYHANYVRYFERGRSDFLRVAGVSHTDLLERDDPAAFVVTRLAIDFRQPARIDDALEVRTTYDTVKGPRLMISQKILRAETLIAQAAVEAACISLSGRPRKPPAGLVEAISPWLAK
- a CDS encoding YebC/PmpR family DNA-binding transcriptional regulator; translation: MAGHSKFKNIQFRKGAQDKKRSKLFSKLSRDITLAAKQGLPDPAANARLRLAINNARAESMPRDNIERAIKKAAGGETDNYEEIRYEGFGPGGIGVIVEVLSDNRNRAAAQVRSLFSKNGGNLGETGSVSFMFERLGQIVYPAEAGSEDAIMEAAIEAGAQDVESDEEGHTIFTAFEDLNAVIEALEAGLGAAKSTAIVWRPKTLTPVSSDDATTLFKLIDALDDEDDVQTVYTNADFTDEQLASWG
- the ruvC gene encoding crossover junction endodeoxyribonuclease RuvC, with translation MTNAIRILGLDPGLRRTGWGVVSVEGSRLTHIAHGVIAPKDTLSLAERLVWLFREVSAIVETHHPHEAAIEETFATANGASTLKLGHARAAAMIAPAQAGIPVAEYAAKVVKKAVVGTGGADKDQVAFMIARLLPGAGGPTADAADALAVAIAHAHARRARRIGAAA